The Mucilaginibacter gracilis genomic interval GCTGAAACCGGCATACCAGGTGTCGAGCCAGATCTTTTCGTCGGCGGTGATCGTCCCCTGAATTAATTTATGGGCAAGCTCTTTTGCGTTATACTGATTATTTTCCATGGCAACTGATCTTTCAACCTTTTGCACATATAGTCAGCGGCAAAAGCCTATACCCTTAGTGCGAATGAAAAATATTTTACTGGTCTTGTGAAAACACTGACGAAACAATTGGTCTTATACTGGAAACAGTGAAAAGCGCGTTTAACGAAGAAGTAAAATGAGTACCGGCAGGGAAACGCCAAGCGATTGCCTGAGTGAACTCAAAGCTTTAGACATATGGGCCTCAACCGTTTTTTGAGCTATACCCAGCTCCGCTGCTATTTCAGCGTAAGTTTTATTTTCGTCGCGGCTTAACAGGAATACAATGCGGCATTTCTCGGGCAATTGCTTAATGGCGTGGTCAAGCCTTTGGCGCAGTTCTTTTTCCTCCAGCCATTGCATGATAGTATCCCCGGTATCGGCCGGGGTAGCGGCAAGCTCGTCCAGATGCTGCTGTTTTCTGTACGCGCGATCAAGGTGGTTGATCACTCTATATTTAACGGCGACCGAAAGGTACGTTGCCAGGCTATGTGTTAATTTAAGGCTTGCCCTGCGCTGCCAGATGCTTAAAAACACCTCCTGAACCACTTCTTCAGCTTCCTGTTCATCATCTAAACGGTGCCAGGCTACCGCGAAGGTTTTATCCCAATAACGGTTATAAAGCTCTGTGAAGGCTTCCCGGTTGTCGCCGGCCATGAGCTGCAGTAAATGTTCGTCCGTGCTATTGGGTAGACTGAGAGTGGGCATGGTCACATTTTTCTGATTGCAGGGTTGAGTTTAACAGGAGTTGCAAAGTTAGTAGTTTCGTTTTAGGAAATGTTCCGGGATTAGACGAAAGCACCGGTTTCTTAGACTAACGCGGGCGGGAAAGCAGTTTCCTGGCCACTGTCACTGCCGAAATATGCGCATTGATGGCAACCGCAATAAAGGTTTTGGATGCCGTATCATAAACCAGCAGCGCGCGATAGGTCTGGGTGCCGCCGCTATGGCCAATCCAGAGATCATCGGTATGGTTGATCTTTAAACACATCATAGAAGCAGGATAAAAAAAATATCAAAGTGTAGTGATTTGGGATCTGGATCCATATCAATAGCCTATAAAAATATATGCGTCCTTTAAAAAAGAAAAAGCTTTTATGGTCACTGGCCTCAGTGCTTTCATTTGGTTTTAGTCCTGGTAATTGTACCTATGCTCCTTAGCTGTCGTGATGTTGCAGATATGGCCCCCTGTTATGGGTGTCGAGTGTTGTCGCGGGAAACATTGTACTTGTCATAGGAGTTTTGTTGGCAAATGAAGCGACAAACTGCGTTAGAAAAAAGAAGGATATCTGGTTTAGCTGATTTTTGTTGAATCTTCAAAAAATCTTTACTTTTGTCGCATTAGAATCGTTTAAAAATATACACCCCGGAGGGAATGGCGGTTAGCCTTTTTCCTCCTGACCAGCTCAACCAGGGCTGGCCTAATTCACTATGTGTATATTTTACCTACTATTATCATGCTTATCGATTCATCGATCAACGATTTCTATAACCAATGTGCCGAAGATACCAGGCTAAAAACAGGGCTTGGTCCCTTAGAATACTTACGCAACAAACAATTAATTGAACGCTACCTCCCCGCAGCACCTGCAGTAATTGCCGATATTGGCGGTGGTACCGGACACTATGCCGCATGGCTCGCAGGCATGGGCCACCAGGTCGTATTGGTAGATCCTGTAGGCAAGCATATCCAACTGGCAGAGAAACGGTCGCGGAAATCCAAACGGGCGTTCAAGTGCATTGAAGGGGAAGCCCGCTGTCTTCCAATAGCTTCAAATTCCATAGACCTGGTGATCCTGCACGGACCATTATACCATTTGCAGGAACCTGCCCAAAGAATAGCGGCGATAAAAGAAGCCCGCAGAATATTGAAGACAGGGGGAACGGTAATCGGCTTTGCCATTACTTATGCTGCATCAACTTTAGCAGCACTCCAGAATGGTATGCTCCATCATCCTGATATTTATCAGATGTGCAGGCAGGAACTGCAAAACGGGGAACATGAACCGCCTCCTGCATTTCCCGGAATGCTGGCCCAGGCATTTTTTCATCGCCCGGATCAACTTTCCCAGGAGTTTGAAGAAGCTGGTTTAATAAAAGTCGGTATGCATGCGGTGGAAGGTCTGGCCTGGCTGGACGCGAAGTTTTTTGAGAGCTGGGCAAGCCCTGAAAAGCAGCGACAACTGCTTGAACTGGTAGCTGCAACTGAATCTGATCCAGAGCTACTCTGTCTCAGTCCGCATATCATGCTGGCAGCTGAAGTTGATTATAATAGCTAGTGCGTAAATGAAAAGGTGTAGCTTTTGTTACGCCTTTTCATTTAAAAGAATTTCCCCTTTAAAAACAAATGTCGCATAGGGCGGGAGTTTCGACAAAGTTCGCAGTAAATATTGACAGACTGTGATACGGAACAGGTCTTTAACCGTTCCGTCCAGGTTGTCCTTTAAATTCCGGTCGATGGCTGTCGTAACATCATAAGCACCGGGTACGGGAAAAATGGCCAGTGCGGGCTGGGGATGTTTTCTGGGCGATGGACCCTTATCCTAGGCGTCCGTTTTTCTGCAGGCACTGAACAGCAATGTAGTAATCAGTAAAGTGGTGAATGTTATATTTTTCATAGTTTTCCTTGAACAAAAATTTCAAAAATAAAGGTTTTAAATGTTGCAACCATTCCACCCGATCCTTAATCTCTCGCATGGTTAAGTTCTTTATATAACAAAGCAAGTTCTTTGGTGCGTTTTTCCATCAGCTCCATCGCACTCCTGAGCAGGACCTGGTTATCCAGTCCGAAACCCATAAACTTCCGGATCAGGTCGTCCGCGGGCGCATCAAAACCGTTTTTAAGCAAAGCCGCGTAACGGCGCCCGAAGTCAGCAGGATCACGGTGCGCCTGTTCATAAAGGCGGCAGGTCAATAGCATCGCGTACAGGTAGTTGACGTTATACAAGGGGTCGTCAAATACCAGACGTTTATTGATCCACTCGCTCCGGCGTTCCGGCTCCGCCGCAAAAAACAGGTCATAGCGCTCCATAATGCCCGCGTACAAACTATCCACGTCCCTGCGGTCATGTATGCGCCCGGCAACCACACCGTCATAGATGCCCTGCTCGAAACTGCCTTCTTCGGCAGCGGTGAATATTTCCAGGGAAAGCTTATCCAGGAAAGCTTTGGTATAAAATGCTTTGGCGCTGGCGGTGGTGGCCTGCTGCTGCAATTCATCCAGTACCAATAGCTCGTTGAGCATGGCATAGGCTTCAAAAAGGAAACCAGGCCCTGCGGCATAGGAAGGAACTATACCGGCCTCACTCATCAGTCGCATGTGAATGGCATGGCCGCCCTCGTGGGAAAGCCTTAAAACTTCCCCAAGGCTGCCGCTGTAACTTTTCATATACAAAGTCACCGGGACGCCGGGGTAGCCCACTGACGTATTTTCATTGACCCTGTCCGGTCCGGCGGCGATATCCTGCGCCCTGTTGGCCGGGTCCAGCAGCCAGGCAAATAAATGCTGGTAAGGTTTGCCCAAAGGCCGGAACGCCCGGAGCGTTAAGGCTTTCACCTGCCCGAAGGGCAGCTGTTGAAAGCTGTATCCGGACGGCAGGCTCATATCCCAGCTGTGTACGGTATCCAGGCCCGTAATCAATTTAACCTGGGCAGCCTGCACCCGCTGGTAGTTCTTCAGCACTGCCGAAAGGCCCGTCATTTGCCGGAACATGGCCCGAACGCTGTCTTCCGGCAGTTGCAGGCGGCGGGCATAGGTGGCCTCCGGGGCGCTTTTAAAGCCCTTTAACTGCGCCAGTGCATTTTTTGCAGCGGTGATATCGATAAGGGTACCCGCCAATAGCTCCGCATGGGCGCTATAGGCATTATAATAAGTTTTCATGCCGCGGGCACGAACCGCCGCATCCGGGTACTGTAACACCTTATTACGGTTAGTGACAGGATTCAGTTTTTGCCCATCGGGCAGTAACAGGTCGGGTGCCCTGGTATCGTCCATCAGGTTATCATACCTGTCCGTCAGCCTTTGGATCAGCGGATCGCTGAGCCTGGCAGCGATAGCCGCAGGGACAGGATTCAGCTCGTGTTCCGCATCCGAACGTTTTTTTTCCAGTAAATAATGATAGCGGTAGGCTTTATCCCCGGCCTGCGTCGAAAAGACCTGCCTGCGTAATTGCCCTGCCGTATACCGGTCCAGGCTGTCTATTAACTGATCCACTTGATCTTTGGCGCTCCTTGCCGCTGTATCCCGTTTGTCCCGGTAGCCCAGCAACTGAAAATAAGCGTAGTGCCTGTTCAGGGAAACCAGCAGCTTTTCGTAAAGCGCCAGTTGATCGTCCAGCATAGCAGGCGTCCAGGGTTCTTTTTTCGTGAAAACAGCGGTGCTATCCATTAAGCGCTTCCGCTGTTCCAGCTCTTTGGCCGGGCTGCTGAAATAACGTTCCGGACTTGCCCGGAAGGCGGTTGAATGCCCGTCAAAAGGGTCAAATGATTGTGCCGCAGCGGGCGCAGCATTCACGCAAAGCACCAAAGCCAGCCAATAAAAACGTGTCCGTAACATCTGCTGTAAATTAGCCCGCAAGGTAAAGTGATGGGCTGACTTAAAATAGAATAGGATTAGCCTGCTTAAATTTTCCGGAATTGTTTCGGCAGATAACCGGTTAACGCTTTGAAAGTGCGGGTGAAATGGGCATGGTCGGCGAAGCCGCATTGATAAGCGATGTCGGTCAGCGACAGCTTTCCATCGCCGAGCAGCGGTAGGGCCCGCTCGATTTTCAGCTTACGCATGTATTCACCTAAAGTAGTAGAGAAATAGACCGGGAAGTAGCGGGAGATCGTGACGGGGTGTACACCTACCTTTTGGGACAGTTCCCCGAGATCATGGCATGCAGACCATTCATCCTGCAATAACGCCTTCAGTTGCATTACCCATGCTGGCGTATAGCCTTCTCTTTTCCCTTCCGGGTGTAGCAAAGCCATCAGCAGCAACTGTGCCGAAGCCTGCGTATAAACTACCGGGTCTTCCAGCGCATG includes:
- a CDS encoding RNA polymerase sigma-70 factor gives rise to the protein MPTLSLPNSTDEHLLQLMAGDNREAFTELYNRYWDKTFAVAWHRLDDEQEAEEVVQEVFLSIWQRRASLKLTHSLATYLSVAVKYRVINHLDRAYRKQQHLDELAATPADTGDTIMQWLEEKELRQRLDHAIKQLPEKCRIVFLLSRDENKTYAEIAAELGIAQKTVEAHMSKALSSLRQSLGVSLPVLILLLR
- a CDS encoding class I SAM-dependent methyltransferase; protein product: MLIDSSINDFYNQCAEDTRLKTGLGPLEYLRNKQLIERYLPAAPAVIADIGGGTGHYAAWLAGMGHQVVLVDPVGKHIQLAEKRSRKSKRAFKCIEGEARCLPIASNSIDLVILHGPLYHLQEPAQRIAAIKEARRILKTGGTVIGFAITYAASTLAALQNGMLHHPDIYQMCRQELQNGEHEPPPAFPGMLAQAFFHRPDQLSQEFEEAGLIKVGMHAVEGLAWLDAKFFESWASPEKQRQLLELVAATESDPELLCLSPHIMLAAEVDYNS
- a CDS encoding M3 family metallopeptidase, whose product is MLRTRFYWLALVLCVNAAPAAAQSFDPFDGHSTAFRASPERYFSSPAKELEQRKRLMDSTAVFTKKEPWTPAMLDDQLALYEKLLVSLNRHYAYFQLLGYRDKRDTAARSAKDQVDQLIDSLDRYTAGQLRRQVFSTQAGDKAYRYHYLLEKKRSDAEHELNPVPAAIAARLSDPLIQRLTDRYDNLMDDTRAPDLLLPDGQKLNPVTNRNKVLQYPDAAVRARGMKTYYNAYSAHAELLAGTLIDITAAKNALAQLKGFKSAPEATYARRLQLPEDSVRAMFRQMTGLSAVLKNYQRVQAAQVKLITGLDTVHSWDMSLPSGYSFQQLPFGQVKALTLRAFRPLGKPYQHLFAWLLDPANRAQDIAAGPDRVNENTSVGYPGVPVTLYMKSYSGSLGEVLRLSHEGGHAIHMRLMSEAGIVPSYAAGPGFLFEAYAMLNELLVLDELQQQATTASAKAFYTKAFLDKLSLEIFTAAEEGSFEQGIYDGVVAGRIHDRRDVDSLYAGIMERYDLFFAAEPERRSEWINKRLVFDDPLYNVNYLYAMLLTCRLYEQAHRDPADFGRRYAALLKNGFDAPADDLIRKFMGFGLDNQVLLRSAMELMEKRTKELALLYKELNHARD
- a CDS encoding helix-turn-helix domain-containing protein, with translation MKQSSNTFLGRVRSVKTVDGCGVMPTLYSGDKELEEWHSHEQASISLLVRGGHDEYLYGKYYKRQPGDLKFIPAGEVHRCDRYQPGTFKINLSFRPGLVAAYAEDRLDNLLSTKPDAKFLLLQLYHALEDPVVYTQASAQLLLMALLHPEGKREGYTPAWVMQLKALLQDEWSACHDLGELSQKVGVHPVTISRYFPVYFSTTLGEYMRKLKIERALPLLGDGKLSLTDIAYQCGFADHAHFTRTFKALTGYLPKQFRKI